In one Pseudomonas sp. Bout1 genomic region, the following are encoded:
- a CDS encoding FAD-dependent oxidoreductase — MIDSEVIVLGGGIVGASAALMLAQKGRRVVLLERDFCGSHSSGVNYGGVRRQGRPLHQLPLSQRSHELWSDLPGLIGIDGEYVRSGHLKLARSHDDLAALQAYADATHGFGLGLQMLDHTQLRARFPWVGDVAVGASLCPQDGHANPRLVSPAFARAAQRQGARVMEQTEVSQVEHDGQRFQVRCANGLHLQAPWLLNCAGAWANTVAAQFGEPVPMTSAHPAMLVTEPLAVVMDVSTGVEGGGIYARQVARGNCILGGGRGFALGPQQARPGQAAVLEILRNAGELYPFLKGAQAIRTWSGTEGYLPDHEPVIGDSSTQPGLLHGFGFAGAGFQLGPAVGEALAEIVCAGTSRQPIEAFSIRRFQA, encoded by the coding sequence ATGATCGACAGCGAAGTGATCGTATTGGGCGGCGGGATTGTTGGCGCTTCAGCGGCCTTGATGCTGGCGCAAAAAGGTCGGCGAGTGGTGCTGCTGGAGCGGGACTTTTGCGGCTCGCACTCCAGTGGCGTCAACTATGGCGGCGTGCGCCGGCAAGGTCGTCCGTTGCATCAGTTGCCGTTGTCGCAACGCTCCCATGAGCTGTGGTCCGACTTGCCGGGGCTGATTGGCATCGACGGTGAATACGTGCGCTCCGGGCATCTGAAGCTGGCCCGCAGTCACGATGACCTGGCCGCGCTGCAGGCGTACGCCGACGCTACACATGGCTTTGGGCTGGGCCTGCAAATGCTTGATCACACTCAACTGCGCGCGCGGTTCCCGTGGGTGGGCGATGTGGCGGTCGGCGCTTCGTTGTGCCCGCAAGACGGTCACGCCAACCCGCGCCTGGTCTCCCCTGCCTTTGCCCGCGCCGCGCAACGCCAGGGTGCCAGGGTGATGGAGCAAACCGAAGTCAGTCAGGTTGAACATGACGGCCAGCGATTTCAGGTGCGCTGTGCCAATGGCCTGCACCTGCAAGCCCCGTGGCTGCTGAACTGCGCCGGCGCCTGGGCCAATACCGTGGCCGCACAATTTGGCGAGCCGGTGCCGATGACGTCGGCGCACCCGGCGATGCTGGTGACCGAGCCATTGGCGGTAGTGATGGACGTGAGTACCGGCGTCGAAGGCGGCGGGATCTATGCGCGGCAGGTCGCCCGTGGCAATTGCATCCTGGGGGGCGGTCGCGGTTTTGCGCTGGGCCCGCAACAGGCACGCCCGGGGCAAGCGGCGGTGCTGGAGATTCTGCGCAACGCCGGCGAGCTGTACCCGTTCCTCAAAGGTGCCCAGGCCATTCGCACCTGGAGCGGCACCGAAGGTTACCTACCCGACCACGAACCGGTGATCGGCGACAGCAGCACCCAACCCGGCCTGCTGCACGGTTTCGGCTTTGCCGGCGCCGGGTTCCAGCTCGGCCCTGCGGTCGGTGAAGCCCTGGCAGAGATCGTCTGCGCGGGGACCAGCCGGCAACCCATCGAAGCGTTTTCCATCCGTCGTTTCCAAGCCTGA
- a CDS encoding ABC transporter substrate-binding protein, producing MIKRTALSCLSLALLSTAAHAAPTLYLGMNGGTMERVYADKVLPAFEKANNVKVVIVPGTSSDILAKVQANKDNPQMHVMFLDDGIMYRAISMGLCEKLTPNPTLDQIPAKAKIKDEAVAVTLGVTGLGYNAKMFKEKGWAAPTSWMDLADPRFKDKVVFQSLASSTFGLHGFLMFNRIQGGSETNVEPGFKAWPKTVGPNVLEYIASSAKISEMVQTDEAAIFPLTPTQVTTQQLLGVPMEYAQPKEGAVVLNVAECVIARNDQPELAQKLAQFLLTAQAQAPALELGDQIPSNPTTPTTDKTRARVEAMNSYLQTAISIDWDQVNQARPEWNARWSRSIER from the coding sequence ATGATCAAACGTACTGCGCTGTCTTGCCTGTCCCTCGCCCTGTTGAGCACGGCGGCCCACGCCGCACCGACGCTGTACCTGGGCATGAACGGCGGCACCATGGAACGGGTCTACGCCGACAAGGTGCTGCCCGCCTTCGAGAAGGCCAACAACGTCAAGGTGGTGATCGTGCCGGGCACCTCGTCGGACATCCTGGCCAAGGTGCAGGCCAACAAGGACAACCCGCAGATGCACGTGATGTTCCTCGACGACGGCATCATGTACCGCGCCATCTCCATGGGGCTGTGCGAGAAGCTCACGCCTAACCCGACGCTGGATCAGATTCCGGCCAAGGCCAAAATCAAGGACGAAGCGGTTGCGGTGACGCTCGGGGTGACTGGCTTGGGCTACAACGCCAAGATGTTCAAGGAAAAGGGTTGGGCTGCGCCGACGTCGTGGATGGACCTGGCAGACCCGCGGTTCAAGGACAAGGTGGTGTTCCAGTCCCTGGCCTCCTCGACGTTTGGGCTGCATGGGTTTTTGATGTTCAACCGGATTCAGGGGGGCAGCGAGACTAACGTGGAGCCGGGGTTCAAGGCGTGGCCGAAAACGGTTGGGCCTAACGTGCTGGAATATATTGCCAGTTCGGCGAAGATTTCCGAGATGGTGCAGACGGATGAGGCGGCGATCTTTCCGCTGACGCCGACGCAGGTGACCACGCAGCAGTTGTTGGGTGTGCCGATGGAGTATGCGCAGCCCAAAGAGGGCGCGGTGGTGTTGAACGTGGCGGAGTGTGTGATTGCACGCAATGACCAGCCGGAGTTGGCGCAGAAACTGGCGCAGTTCTTGTTGACCGCGCAAGCGCAGGCGCCTGCACTTGAGTTGGGGGATCAGATTCCTTCGAACCCTACTACGCCGACGACTGACAAAACCCGAGCGCGGGTGGAGGCCATGAACAGTTATTTGCAGACGGCGATTTCGATTGACTGGGACCAGGTGAACCAGGCGCGGCCGGAGTGGAATGCGCGGTGGAGTCGGTCGATTGAGCGGTAG